The Drosophila sechellia strain sech25 chromosome 2L, ASM438219v1, whole genome shotgun sequence region ACCGTAATGGGAAAGATGGCGTATATCTCGCTGCGCGGATGACAGGTGGAGATCAGGTTGGTTATATCGTCCTCCTCGTGCTCGATACCATCCCGTGTGGGAACCTCTACCACCACGATCTCGTTCGAAAGGAAACTGATGTTGAATGTGCAATTTGTGGTATTCAGACAGCTTTGCGACTCGCTCATATTTGAGTACTGATACGTCGGCTTGTAAATATCGAATATGGCGTGGATCTCGTTTTGAACGTGATCATTGTCACTGTAGAATATGTAATAGTAGTACCCATCCTCGATGACGTTGTGCACCACCATGGAACTCTTGTTGGGCGAAGTGTCCATTATGTGGGGATTTGAGCATTCATTTTTTGGCCTGAAGAACTCCTGCAGCAGGATCATTCCATTGAAACACTGAAATAGTCCTGTCTCAAAGCTGGACACCGAATTCGACTCGTCGGTTTCCGTaaaatttatggcatttcCTCCGTGGATGGTCTTTCTATCGTAGACATTCTCCCTCTTTGACCTTTTATAAAGCGTATCGTAAAGTTCCTGTCTCTTCTGATTCCTATGGGCTCGCCTATTGTGTCTTTTGAGACGTTCCCGATGAGGCGGACTTTCCGCACTATGATGGGTCTTACTCGAATTCTGATCTGGAAAATCTTCATTTCGTATGTGATTGCGACTAGTTTCTTCGTTTGTGATATTCGAACTCTGTTCCCGATGATGGGCAGAACTATTATGGTGATGTGCAGGAGAATTAGAGCTGTGATCATGGTGATTCAATATGTGTTCCGTATGGTGGGATCCTTGCAAATCTGTTATAGCATGCATATCATGTTCGCCATCATGAATTGTGccctttttcagttttttcctGATTAACTTAGGCTGTATAGAATGGTTTTGCTTCACAGGTATGTTCACCTGCGGCTGCGAAACATCCTCAGTCAAATCCTCTCCGCCGTGGTTCTCGTGCTCCATTAGCAGATCCTGGTTGCCCTTCTCTTCCGTGATCTCCACATTGTCTTCGAAGAACACCTGCACCTGCTCGTGGCCTTTGGcataattggcgcccaacttATTCTTATTGTGATCGGTCAGACCGCAAAGATTAAGCTCCCTGTGACCATGGATGATCAGGATGCGGGATCCATCGTAGCGGGAGCAGAATTTCACTCGCACCTTGGCACCCTTCAGCAAGAAGAAGCCCCAGTACTCCAGCGTATCATCCGGCAATGTCATAGACTTCTTTAGCCTAATGTGCTTGCGATTCGTCGCAATTTCCGGCTTATTACGTAGTTGGAAAGCGTTGAAATTGGAGTTCATGCGCAGTGTGTGCTTCGAGCAAAAGATCGACGAGATTCCTGCCCGAATCTCAATGATATCGGACTCCGCCATGGGATAGATGACGTCGGCAAACACCGTCTTTCGCAAGTGCAGCGGCATAATGATAAGGATGGCCGGCAGTATCACAATCATCAGGCAGAAAACCAGCACCCTCTTCACGCCGTGCATTTTGCGGTTTTCTGCAAATATAAATGGAAAACAGATAAAGATTACTATCTGGAGATATAgaaaaaggttttttttttatataaaatttgtatatggCCTGTCGGGGCACCTTCAAAGTGATATTCCGTTAACGGCTGCATCCTGACGGCTTAAAATGGTTCCCCTGACTGTGAAATAGTTTTCCTGCGACTACGTCTGATTGCCAGCCAGGTTTGTTGTACACTGTCTGATTGCGCGATTATCAAATTAGTCTGAGCGAGTGGAAGCGGCATGTTTTCTCGCCTCCCCCTCCTTGCGATCTTATAAGTTCAACGGAGTATTTGTGAGAGGTGAGATTGTATCAACAATCCAACACGACTGTTGATATTGGCCGTGTATAACTAAGCTATTCACAATATTCAATTGGCAGACTCAGATTGATGGCCAGCCAAGTGACAGCCGATGTTTGATCGATGTTTAGCGACCAGCGACTCGGGATCATTCCCTTCAATTACTGGGCTTTGCGGAAAAAGATTTGCTTATCGCGGTTAACAAGCAAAAATGTAGACCAGGAGCGGTCTCATTTTCTAGGGCGGCAAATTCATAGATTTATTTTATCTGTTTATTTTGGCATCCTTTTTGTAGATCTGATcagaaatacaaataatttaaatagttcatttttaaataaaacactGTGTACCACAGTTATGAATATTTCATCGTCTGTTAACTTAGTTTTGACAAGTACCATATGTAGTTTTAATTACTCTGCAATCTCACATGATTGCGCATAGTTTTTGGTACCTTATCAGGGCCTTACCTAATTACCGCCCGCCTAATGATGCCAACGGTGATAAGCCCTGTTTTTCCCATTAAAAATGATCTTAATATTAGTCAGGTCTTATCGACGTCAGCGCGTTGTGGTCgggaataaataaattcatgTATGTGACATAAATATAGAATTTATAGCATACACGAGTTGTGCTTCTTTGTCACGTTTTTGTCGAGTGCTTTTTGAACCCGACTGAAATGTGCTTCGAGATAAAAACAGTATCATAAACAGCTTATCAACGATTCGCTGTTATTCACAGACTTTGGGAGAAGAATAAAGAACAAATATACTACAACACCTTAATTAGCAAATctaagaaaatcaaatattacaCAACACTAAATGCTACATTAAGATAGCACACAGAAATATCgaatcaattttaaataatgttaTTTTCTAGTAACCAAACAGTTgctaaaaattattaaaaacttattttttaCATTCACTGATAACAGCTCAATAAATAGATTGCGAGTGATTGTATATACTTTTGCTGCCCTACTTTCAGTAGACTTTTCTTATCAGCAATGCTATTAACAATCTTTATAATTAACCAATGTAAAAAGACATATACTAACTTAAATTTCCTTCATTCATTCTATTTCTGCATACAATTGCCGGTTTTCATTTTCCTTTGTCAGGTTTTCCCGGGTCTTTCCCATGACAACGACACACATATTggtattttattttgctttattcattttttttgctgaGGTGTCAATAtgatttaaataaacaatgtACATTTTGTTTTACCAAGTGTTAAAACTTGCTTCTTttgtagttttatttttaaccaaGGTTTCTattgaaagtgtgtttcttaGCACAAGCATTTGACTTCAGTGTAGTGCGAAAATCCTTGAAATAAGCGTAGCCGGTTTTTTCCGGTTTTGAAAAAGATTTGTAGCCGCCACGGAAATAtgcatttgaaatgcaaaacaCCTGTGGAAATGTTATTCTTGTTTGTTTATCTAAGTTTGGCACTTACATTCTGTATCTTCCCTATAGATGTTCTATATCTTTGGGATGACAATTGCTTTTTGATTTGTGAATTTCACATGTAGCTGTCGATTTCAGTTTCTATTCGCTTGTTTGCATTGTTATTCGCGGTTTAACAAAGTCGCTCAGGTGAGCATATATCCAAAATTAGAAGAATGCAtacgtttaaatattttataaatccGAGAACCGAAGCACACGTGCCGCTTCCCATGATTATTATCAGAAGCAACTGACTGCTCAAGCGGCTAGATGTTTTAATTTGACACACATTTTAATCAACAAATTTCTCTATCTCGCTCAACCGCTTACCGCGACACTCTCTCTCTATTTTTCACTCTTTCATTAACACTTTGTTTCCGCATatctttgtttgttttcgaAACACGTCCGAGgaatgtttataaataaagggTCACTTTAATTGTCTAATCCACCCAACTCAGACTTTTTACACCGTTTTCCAaatgcttaaatatttatccaGCATTATTATCACGAAATTTTCACCAGACTGGACAGCGGAACAACAAAACGCTTCAGTTCACTACAAAGCAATCCAACAAATGAGACGAGAAACTGCTACAGTGGAAATTTTAACCCCAAACAACTGTAGACGCTCTCTGTGCTCTTTGTTTTAAGCGTGCACTGTAAAAAATTCAACTTCGTACACAAAAAATGAATTCCTAAGATTATTAAAAATCTAAAATTTAGAATGATTTTCTTAATCtggttttcatttaaattaaatataggGTTAATTTTTTACTAAGGCTGaaactatataaagtatttttCTTATAATAAAACAGAATATTACGACAAAAAGTCAGAGGGAAATATAATTAAGATTTGTTTGAGTGGTGGTGGCTTGCTCTCTCTTAAGAGAACGAGAAAAATACTTCTCGGGAAACTCATGTGAAGTTGAAACTCATGAAGTTGGCTGCGGTGAAAAGGTGGGTTGGAAACTCGGCTAACTTGAAGGCGGGAATTTACGATTGTGACGAACATAAAGTTTGAATGgagaaaaataatttaaggaggatttggaatttattttatttatcgatttaatttaattggttAGCATTTGAAAAAATTCAACTTAAGTTTGATGAAAACGTACTTGAATTAATATAAGTGGTTTAAAGTAAAGAAGGAGAGAAATAAAAACTTAGAGGACTAATATATTGGCTTCAACGTATTcagtaaatacatttttggagcttaaaattatttaaagcttaattttcaatttttggattttcttATATGTAAGTTAACCAAGTATATGATAGCTCCAAGATGTGCTTAACTTATAAAAGGACAACTTGTAAACAACTTATAAAAGGACAATTTCCCCCAATACTTACTATTCAAATCCGGCATTGAGTAGTAGAAATCCGTGTGATAATAATGCAACTGGCCAGGACTCACTGAGGTAGTCCTGTTgaacattttgttgttggccatgttggatattaaattaaatttctttgAAGGACTGAAAATGAACCGACGGCTGCGAATTATCGCAGCGAACTaatgaaatgaatataatCCAAATCGGGACAGAGCCAACTGTTTGGGATAACGATGACGCTTAGTCCAAACAGACGTCACACAGTGGTTCATTAGAGCAAAAAAACATTGCGAAAATCGAATTCAATAAAAggtttctatatatatataccttaAAGTTGATTGATTTTAGGTCCTAATTAACTGCattataatttatgtaaatataaaatgaaacaCATTCaaccaaaactttaaattacGCCACTGTGCCTCGGGGGTGCCTGTCCTCATCTGAACTGATACTGATAGTCGCCGACGGCCCATTATCATAATGAATTAGTAAACAATGTTCATAAGTAGACAAAACACAGCCTTTCAAATGATAAGCGGCTAATCATGAGGCAGAAGTTCTGGCTCTGAACCTGGGCACGAGTATCAATTTATCTGACGATTCGACATATTGATTGGATATTTAATATGTGACCCACCACAACTTCCACAGTCCCAAGAATTAGATAAATTCATTTCCTTTACAAACTAATGGCATAGCTAAAAGCATTGtaaaaagatataaaatttattttccgGTGGCCGACAACAGAGTTCTTCATTGTTGTGTGACACCTGTCATTTTTCACCTACAAGCAAACAAAGATAAAATTATTTCTTGACGCATCCCGCTTAGTATGAGCGACTTGAGAGTTCTAGATATCAAATAAATTAGGGATTTACGGCACTGTTAATCTTATCTTTATCTTACTGtcaattattttattgtaaGGGTGGAAAGTtttgcattaaaaatgcagGCTTAATTCAATATGGGTGTGTGATTATTACCTCCCAGGTGTTAGATTTTGGTTGTAGATTTATGAAATTATTGTAATTTTATAAgtccatatatgtatgtatgtaagtcAAAGTAGACACATATTGTGGATATTGAAATGAGTTTGACATCTTAGTAAGAAGCATTTGcttttacatatatgtatatgcacgCTGGAGAGATAACAATTAAGTTTTCAAAAAAGTGGAGCCAAGGTAATGAAGTTGTCCCATTCCAGGATCATTTGTCGTTTGAACTCAGTAACTTATGGCTCTGATTGTGTAAGCGTGCACTATCTGAGATTGCTTTTAGCAAGGTTTACCTGAGAAGGTAAAAGTGAGATAACCCTTGTTTTAACAACGTTGATATATGGATAGCACCTAGCTTATATTGTTCAAATCACTTGGACTATAACCCACAAGTATAAACCCCGATCTTGTTAGAGAACTGAATTTTTTATTAGTTACACCGAGATAACTTCAATGTTTAATGTTTCAATGTTTTGGTCGTTTTCTCGCATGTCTGCTAATTCATATAAACTAtcatctattttatttttattcggtATTAATTTTTTGAGCTCTGAAGTACTGTGATTTTCCACTTGCTTATTTTCCTTCTGTCCATTCACATTTACCTTAGCAGTTACTGAAATTTCCTCTAGAATTTGGCTCTTGCATATACAAAACTTTCTGCCTCGCAATCTTCGCATGCAACTCGAGTCATTTTGATAGTTATTCAATCGGTTTATGGACTCCACATTTATATATTCCAGTTCTTGGCGATTGTTATCGTAGCGGGTAGTTGTGGAAAATTCTGCGTTATTTGGGTTGGCAGTGAAATATACTCTATAGGTGCTGCCACTTGATAATTTTCTATCCTTTCGTTGCAACACCATTTTGACGGATATCAGTGTAAGATTATGGCACAGCTCCTGCAAGTTGTGATGGTTAAGGAATTCATTTATACTGCGCACGATTTGCTTTCCCACAGATAATTGCTTCATCTGATTGGATCTAAGCAGCTTGTAGCTATCACATGGACATTGGGATTCTCCTATGCCAGCATCTGAACAGGTTCGATTTTCGGGAACTGGAGCAAAAAGGGTTTGACAAGTGGGGCAATCCACCAGCCTGTCCACCGCTCGTGGCCAACGTTCTCCCAGTTCCAAGAGGTGTTGCAGTGTGAGATGTAGATCGTATGGAGAAGTCAAACGTTTACTATTGATCCTCAAGGCTTGAACTATTTCAGGACGGAGTGCTCTAAACCAAGGAGGTAGccaaatatacaaaattgGTAAATCTTCCTTAGAAAAGTTATTCAGCACAGGATAGCTGAATAGGACGACAATTGACTGGGTAAGAACACCCATTttcttgaatttcttcactttatCCAAAAGTTCAGTTTGTAATTTGGCTTTATCATAAGATTTATGTGTTATTCCGTTTCCAAAGAAAACTCCGAAGAATGGACGGGAGGCGTTTGCATGTCGTTTTAAAAATTCCTCATAATAGTCGTAGTTATCCTTGCTATCAGTGCAACTTTGACGATTCTTATGACGAGCATAGTAGTCAATGGTACCTTCAAAAATCCCATACTTTTCCGAAACAAACATTGTCAAATCGGACATTCCTTCGCCATAGGCTGTTATAAAACCCTTCTTCTTGAAATGCTTCCATATCAGCGGAACAGTTTTGAGGCAACCAATCCCACTCGAGTCGCATTTGAGATTCATCAAAGTGTGAGGACTGTAGCCAGTCAGCACAGCCATTAAATTTGACTCGGTGTTCTCACCAATTCTTGTGTATCCGTCCATCTTGAACCAGTCCTGCATTTTAAGATGATTGAATACAAGGGGAAAGTTACGGCGAAAGTTGATCTGGGAAATGCCATCGATTCCAATCATTATAACACTCGGTATGCGGTGCCAGGAAATAAGTGGTGCATATATCTTAGGAGTTTGCACGAGGGTAAAATTATGCGATTGTAGATCCTCCTCCAGTTCATTTCGGCAGGATGCAAGCATGCCCTCCACAGAACGGGGAACAATATAGCCATCCCAAAATGTAACTTCGTCTCCAAGGCTGTATAAAAATTTATCTTAAATCTTAAACCTACGATCGTTAAAAAGCATACATACACAACAGGTTCATCGACAATATAGCTGCGATTTACCCTTTTAATCTCACGATAACTGCAATTGTATCCAACCAGGTTGGCAGAGTGCTTTTCCATAGATCTTAGTTTTAGCTGGGCCACATGATCATTtacatacaaaaaatattgatGGGTTTTCTCGTCGAAACGAAGGTTTATCAAATTTTCATCTTTAGAACAaatcttgttttgttttttggggttccctttttcattttttaatgGTTTATTAATGTATGGTATATGGCACTCTGATGTCTTGATACAGTGCTCATGCTCGACTTGAGTAGATTGCGAGTTTCGAAGAACTGGCCGTCTTTTCGTACTCATAGACAAATGGCTTATTAGAAATAAAGGTATAATGAAAAGCAGCGTCTTATAAGGTTCCATCCTAACTCCAAACTGAACTAAATATTTCACACATATTTTTGCATGCCAGTTCGTTTTAACTTGTTGATTTAAATGggataaaaaatcaaaactcaGCGTGAAATCCATTTCTTCCCGGTAGCCTAGCCAGTTTTTGAAGGTAATTGAAAGTTATTAGTTGACTGAAATACTTGCAATGGCCCCCCGGTCTATTTCATACTCATTTAAAAGACTTATCTTGACTTTTCTCGCTGTAACCTTAATATGTCTGTGGAGCATGAATTCCGCAAGATTCGATGAAAAGTTTAGTGCTGAGGATTCTCAGAGAGTGGAGAAACGATTTTATGTCGAATCCGGAAAGTGTAAAATGCGTTATGTGGATCCCTTTAATGCGGAGTTTCTGAAAATCAATCACCCGAAGGCATTTATAccgtgcacaaatgaaagtgaTCTTGTTTCTGTACACTACGATAAAATATTGAATCAATATGTGCTCCATAAAAATGAGGAAGTACTTCATGAGCTCTCCGAGTCAAATACGAATGACTTTGCTTGTTTTTATCAGCAAATTATTCATGGTCAATCAGCGGAGCATTACGACGGGTAATGGAGTGTTTTACGTGAGATAGGTTTGCTAAACAATTTTGTTTCGTTAAATACAGGAAAGATAAGAGAACAAAAATCAGTCAGAACCATTTGGTGCCCTTGGATGTCGAAGGGATGTTGGTGGAGTGCAGGACCGCTGACGAAACGAGAGTCCTTCAAAAAGATGCCTTCGTGTTTGTGCAATACAAGGATCCTCCACAGAAAGTGAAGCCAGTTAAAAAGGCCAGTGTGATTATGTACGGCATAGATACAGTATCTCGCACCAATCTTCGTCGGATGATGCCCATGGTACACGAGTTCCTAAAGTCTCCGGGATGGTACGAAATGATGGGCTACAACAAGGTAGCTAAATGTATTCTATAATATTCTATTACTAAAAAGTAATTTCAAATAATCATAATTTAGGTGGCGGATAATTCATTTCCCAACATATTCGCTATGCTAACTGGCTTTTCCCCCGAGTCGGCAGAGACTAAAATTTGTAATACGGATGTTGATGGATGTTTGGATAAAATACCTTTTATATGGAAGGATTTCAAGAAAGACGGTTATTTGACGGCCTATGCTGAAGATGAGGAGCACTCAAATACCTTCAACTATGCAAAGCCAGGCTTTGCAGTGAAGCCCACGGATTATTATTTTCGCCCCTTTCTAACCGCCCTGGAAAATGAGACTTTAATCCAATATTGCCCTGGTTGCGTAATGAAATATTGCCTGGGGCGTCGACTTGCCAACAGCTATATCTTCGATTACTGCCGCCAGTTTATGCAACGATACGTTGCCGATCGTCCTATTTGGGGCATGTTTTGGACGAACCATTACAGCCACGatgatttatttatgctttCGGCCATGCAGCACAAGATCCTAGAAGATCTGCTCAGTTTTGAAAAGGATGGGGCTTTCGAGCATACCATAATGATATTCTTCTCGGATCACGGAGCTCGTTTCGGTCCCCTTATGTACACGAAGGAAGCTTTTCTAGAGGAGCGTCTGCCCATGATGTTTATTTACTTGCCACCCTGGTTCCGTGAGAAATATCCCCAATATGTGGAGGCTCTCGCCCAGAATCAGAATCGGTTGAGTTCCAACTTCGACCTGTACAATACCTTGAAACACATTATAAACATTGAAGGATTGGTGGAGGATACCAAGTGGTCCTACGACTGCCCCCAGTGTCAGTCGCTTTTTTATCCACTACCAGAGAATCGTAGCTGTTCGGAGGCTGCCATAGCGGAGGCTTACTGTACTTGCCACAACTACGAGGAAGTCGCGGAAGACGAAGGGACTTGGCGCTTGGCCAATCTGGTGGTTGATCGCATGAACAAATACCTTCATTACCATAATCTTCAGAATCTGTGTAGCAATCTCACACTGAGGGTAGTCAACAGCACCGAAGTAAGAATGGATGACAAGGACGTAGATTTAGAGAATGGATTGCGACACTACCATACCAAATTTCAAGTTCATCAGAATTTGGCTGAGTTCTTTGCCACCGTTCTCTACGATAAGCAGACCGAAGAGCTCCACATGAATGTGGAGCTCATCAGTCGAACTAATATGTATGGCACCGATTCAGAGTGCGTTAACAATAAGATTCAAAAGTTATATTGCGTTTGCTTGTCAAAGCTGCGAGCTATAATAGAGTAAAACTATACTTGAAGTTCAATAAAACAAGCTGAAACTATATTAATTACTTCAGAATATACGTTGTGTTGAAAAAAGCTATTGCCATACTGACACGAGTATAAAAGAAAGTAAACATTTATTATCTTAGTCGAGGGATATTCATCTAATGTTTATTCGTTTTCACTCTACTATATCGATTGCGATCTCTGGGAGCCGATCAAAGTCAGTTGTTAGGCATAGTTCTGCCCATTCGGTTCGggaatttattttgaattaaaaaatacaattattagTCAAGTCATTACCTTTCTGTCCTAATAGTCCTAATTACGATGATGATGAAAATTAAGACCTTTACTTCGGTGTcatataaaaaatgtattttgtgcacatttattttattcctcTCAATTGTGTGGTACATAACGTCTTTCGTGGTGAACGATGAGCTGACAATAAAATTCAATGAAAGCGAAAAACGTTTCTATGTAAATAGCTCAAAGTGTCAAATGGTGTATGTGGAGCCCTTTAATGCCGAGTTCACAAAAGTGTACACGCCAAAAAACTTTACACGTTGCTCCAATCAAAATGATCTGGTTACAGGGCACTTTGATTCCATTTTAAAACAGTATGTCCTGCATGTGGATGAGCAAGTGCTTCACAAGCTGTCGCAGTCAGAGAGCAATGACTTTATCTACAAAGTTAGTTTGAGTTTTTACACGGCTTTTTTATGCTGAGTAGGTTGGGGAACAAAACTAAATTCACTCACGGCTACGTAGTACCCTTGAATGTCGAAGGAATGCTGGTGGAGTGTAGGTCAGCGGACGAGAAGCGCATCCTGCAAGAGGACGCTTTTTCGTTTGTACAATACCAGAAGCCTCCTCCGAACTCGGAGATAGATCGTAAGGCTAGTGTAATTATGTACGGCATAGATACAGTATCTCGCACCAATCTTCGACGGCTGATGCCCATGGTGTTCGAGTTCCTAAAGTCTCCAGGATGGTACGAAATGATGGGCTATAATAAGGTTGGAAACTAATGAAAACCAATCGAACAGCTATTTTAAGATTTATTATTCATTTCAGGTAGCTGATAATTCGTATCCCAACATATTTCCCATCCTAACAGGATACTCTCCTAGTTCGGCGGAAAATCAAATATGCGATACAAGTCAACCAGGATGTTTAGATGAAATACCCTTCATATGGAAGGAAATGAAAAAGAACGGCTATTTAACAGCCTACGCGGAGGATACATTGATCATCAATACTTTTAATTATGTGAAACCAGGGTTTTTGAGTAGGCCCACAGACTACTACTTTCGACCCGTCTTGGATGCcttggaaaaaaaaactaataaacaTTATTACCCGGGTTGTAAAATGGCATATTGCCTGGGTCGTCGACTTGCCAATAGCTATATCTTCGATTACTGCCGCCAGTTTATGCAACGATTCGTGGCCGACCGTCCCATTTGGGGCATGTTTTGGTCAAATCACATCAGTCACGATGACTTTTCTATGCTCTCGGCCATGCAACACAAGATCGTTGGTGACCTGCTTAATTTCGAAAAGGATGGATCTTTCGAGCATACGATTATGATATTCTTCTCCGATCACGGATCTCGCTTTGGTCCCCTAATGAGGACGAAGGAATCGTTTCTGGAAGCAAGGCAACCCATAATGTTTATTTACTCACCACCTTGGTTTCGTGAGAAATATCCCCAATATGTGGAGGCTCTCGCCCAGAATCAGAATCGGTTGAGTTCCAATTTCGACGTGTACAATACCTTGAAACACATTATAAACATTGAAGGATTGGTGGAGGATACCAAGTGGGCCTACGACTGCCCCCAGTGTCAGTCGCTATTCTACCCGTTGCCAGAAAGTCGAAGCTGCTCGGAGGCTGCCATACCGGAGGCTTACTGTACCTGCCACAACTACGAGGAAGTCCAGGAGGATCACGGGACTTGGCGCATGGCCGAACTGGTGGTCGATCGCATTAACCAATACCTCCAATATAATAACCTACAGAATCTGTGTAGCAGTCTCACCCTGAGGGTAATCAACATCACCGAAGTAAGAATGCTAGAGAGCGATGAATACGTAGGTCTGGGAAAGGGATTGCGACATTATCATACCAAATTCCAGGTTCATCAGAATTTGGCTGAGTTCTTTGCCACCGTTCTCTACGATAGAAGAACCGAAGAGCTTCACATCAATGTGGAACTAATCAACAGAATTAATATCTATAGAGCGGATGCTGAGTGTGTAGACGATGGTACTCAAAAGTTATTCTGCATATGCCTATCAAAGTTAAGAAACAATGAAAGCACACCAACTATCCAGTAATATTtgtatgtaatatatatatgtatttcctTTCAACTTGCAGTCTTTTTTTTACTAATTTTGTGAActataaattttcaagtatatTTGCGGAAGCTATTTAAATTGTGTTGCAAATACTTGAACCTAATAAAAAAAGTATGTTCGCTTTTGCGAGGAGCTCTTTAAGTATTAGAACTTAAAGCTAATCTaactttaaacattttttgtcTACGAAAAGAATTGACTGAACTCATCGAATTGCACTTCTACGTGGTGTTTGCCCAAAATTCCCGAACCTGCCCTTACATAAAGCTATCACTGCACTCCTCGTGCCACTTTACATTCCATTTTTTGACAGCCGATGAACAGAAGAAGTTCGAGAGTGGGCTCGGGAGCAAATTTACGAGAATACCTACGTGGTTCATTCACAAGAAATGATAACAAAGCCCGAGCTATTCTTATTTAGAGGTATTCACTTCCACTTCGTCTCAGTAGCGACGTTAATGTGGTCGAAGGAACACCATGGAGTTGAGAATATGTTTCAGCTATTCTTTCTACAAGATTCTCGCCCTGTGCTGCTTTTTGACCATTGTGCTTTTTCTAATATATCCATCGAATAC contains the following coding sequences:
- the LOC6611765 gene encoding uncharacterized protein LOC6611765; the protein is MAPRSISYSFKRLILTFLAVTLICLWSMNSARFDEKFSAEDSQRVEKRFYVESGKCKMRYVDPFNAEFLKINHPKAFIPCTNESDLVSVHYDKILNQYVLHKNEEVLHELSESNTNDFACFYQQIIHGQSAEHYDGKDKRTKISQNHLVPLDVEGMLVECRTADETRVLQKDAFVFVQYKDPPQKVKPVKKASVIMYGIDTVSRTNLRRMMPMVHEFLKSPGWYEMMGYNKVADNSFPNIFAMLTGFSPESAETKICNTDVDGCLDKIPFIWKDFKKDGYLTAYAEDEEHSNTFNYAKPGFAVKPTDYYFRPFLTALENETLIQYCPGCVMKYCLGRRLANSYIFDYCRQFMQRYVADRPIWGMFWTNHYSHDDLFMLSAMQHKILEDLLSFEKDGAFEHTIMIFFSDHGARFGPLMYTKEAFLEERLPMMFIYLPPWFREKYPQYVEALAQNQNRLSSNFDLYNTLKHIINIEGLVEDTKWSYDCPQCQSLFYPLPENRSCSEAAIAEAYCTCHNYEEVAEDEGTWRLANLVVDRMNKYLHYHNLQNLCSNLTLRVVNSTEVRMDDKDVDLENGLRHYHTKFQVHQNLAEFFATVLYDKQTEELHMNVELISRTNMYGTDSECVNNKIQKLYCVCLSKLRAIIE
- the LOC6611766 gene encoding LOW QUALITY PROTEIN: uncharacterized protein LOC6611766 (The sequence of the model RefSeq protein was modified relative to this genomic sequence to represent the inferred CDS: deleted 2 bases in 1 codon) codes for the protein MMMKIKTFTSVSYKKCILCTFILFLSIVWYITSFVVNDELTIKFNESEKRFYVNSSKCQMVYVEPFNAEFTKVYTPKNFTRCSNQNDLVTGHFDSILKQYVLHVDEQVLHKLSQSESNDFIYKVSLSFYTAFMLSRLGNKTKFTHGYVVPLNVEGMLVECRSADEKRILQEDAFSFVQYQKPPPNSEIDRKASVIMYGIDTVSRTNLRRLMPMVFEFLKSPGWYEMMGYNKVADNSYPNIFPILTGYSPSSAENQICDTSQPGCLDEIPFIWKEMKKNGYLTAYAEDTLIINTFNYVKPGFLSRPTDYYFRPVLDALEKKTNKHYYPGCKMAYCLGRRLANSYIFDYCRQFMQRFVADRPIWGMFWSNHISHDDFSMLSAMQHKIVGDLLNFEKDGSFEHTIMIFFSDHGSRFGPLMRTKESFLEARQPIMFIYSPPWFREKYPQYVEALAQNQNRLSSNFDVYNTLKHIINIEGLVEDTKWAYDCPQCQSLFYPLPESRSCSEAAIPEAYCTCHNYEEVQEDHGTWRMAELVVDRINQYLQYNNLQNLCSSLTLRVINITEVRMLESDEYVGLGKGLRHYHTKFQVHQNLAEFFATVLYDRRTEELHINVELINRINIYRADAECVDDGTQKLFCICLSKLRNNESTPTIQ